The Nocardioides marmorisolisilvae genomic interval CGCTGACTCGCGAAGTGGACCACCAATATCGCGACAAGAAGGAGCCCACCCTCGAACATCTGGTGATAGCCATCGGAAACGTTGTGCAGTGCAAACAAGTTGTTCAACAAAGAGATGAAGACGGCGCCCAGAGCGGCATTCATCGGGGAGCCCACCCCTCCTTGGATCGAGATACCCCCGATGAGAACCGCGGTAACGACGTCGATCATCAGCGAAGGCAACATGACGGTCGTCGCCTGACCCACCGTCGATGCGACAATGACGCCGGCAATGGCTGCGGTGATGCCCAGCCCCACGAACGCCCACAGCGTGCTCTTGCGAATGCTTACCCCGGAGACGATCGCGGCGGCGGGGTTCGCTCCGCTCAGGATGATGTGGCGACCGATCACCGAATGGCGTACGAACACTGTGGTGCCAACGGTGACAAGTATGAAGACAATGACGACCACCGGGGCTCCGAGAAGGTCCCCAGCCACATGGCGAAGCCCGCGCGGCGCGAATGTGAAAGCCCCGCTGTTGTCACCGCTGAACAACGCTACCGCCCCCACAATGACGGTTCCGAAGGCAAGTGAGGCGACGATGGCGTTCAGTCCAAGCCCGATGACGTAGCCCTGGATGAGGCCTACGACGAGGACCATGGCCAAGACGACAGCGAGGGTGAGCGCCATTGATTCACCACGGCTCAGCAGCGCCGCTACGAGTACTGCGGGAAGCATTGCCGAGGGTTGCGCTGCCAGGGAGATCAGGTTTCCAGAGACCGTGACGAGCGACATCCCAACCGCCACGATCCCCACAATCGACGCGTTACGCAGAATTGCCTCGAAATTGGCCGCCGACGAGAACCCGTCGGTCGTCACGCCACCGGCAACCGTGACGGCGACCAGCAGGGCTGGCAGCGCCCACGCCAGCGCGTCGAAGCGTCGGGTTGCTGACTGGACCGCAGCGACTCGCGCTCCAACCCTTGAGTCAGACATCGTCGGCATGGGACACCTTCCGTCCGCTCATCACATGGCTCAGCAGCTCCTGTTCGGTCCAATCACCAAACGGTCGCATCTCCGTCATCCTCCCGTGGGAGAATGTAGCGATGACGTCGGCCAGCCCGAAGATCTCATTCGTGTCGGATGAGGCGATAAGTACCGCGACACCGCGATCGGCCATCTGCCGGATCCGTTGATAGATCTCTGCTCGAGCTCCGACATCGACACCGCGTGTTGGCTCATCGGCGATGAACACCAATGGGTCGATTCCAGTCCACTTTGCGAGTGTGACCTTCTGCTGATTGCCTCCGCTGAGGGTGGAGATGGGACTGGAGAGCCGTTCGGGGTCGAGGGCGAACTGCAGCGCGGCTGCACACGCTTGCTCCGACTCTTGTCGCTGGGAAACCCAGCCGCGACGCGCAACTCGGTCGATCCATGGCGATGAGATATTCCGCAGGACCGATAGGCCAGAGAAGATTCCGTCGGATTTCCGGTCCGAAGAGCAGTAGGCGATCCCTGCCCGAATGCCGTGGGTCCGAGAGCGGAGGTTCAATGGCGAACCCGAACCGAGCGTCACCTGACCGGCTACTGGTGGGCGACAACCCGCAACCGCTTGGACAGTCGCGCTCGCACCGCTGCCGAGCTGCCCTGTAAACCCGACAATCTCTCCTGCCCTTAGCTCGAAGGAGACGTCAGCCCCGATAGCGGTCGCCTTCAACCCAGTCACCCTCAGCCGCGTTTCATGGCAAGGCACACCCGCGGCGCGTGCGGGAAACATGTCATCCAGGCGTCGTCCCAGCATCAGAGCCACCACGCCGCCTACATCGGTCGCGCTCGTCTCGACGGGCGGCAACGCGACACCGTTGCGCATCACTTGGACCCGGTCGCACACGGTGAATACCTCGTCGAGGCGATGTGTGACGTAGACCACCGCCATCCCGGAGTCGGCCAGATCTCGCACGAGAGGGAGGACTCTCGCGATCTCCGCCTCG includes:
- a CDS encoding ABC transporter permease produces the protein MSDSRVGARVAAVQSATRRFDALAWALPALLVAVTVAGGVTTDGFSSAANFEAILRNASIVGIVAVGMSLVTVSGNLISLAAQPSAMLPAVLVAALLSRGESMALTLAVVLAMVLVVGLIQGYVIGLGLNAIVASLAFGTVIVGAVALFSGDNSGAFTFAPRGLRHVAGDLLGAPVVVIVFILVTVGTTVFVRHSVIGRHIILSGANPAAAIVSGVSIRKSTLWAFVGLGITAAIAGVIVASTVGQATTVMLPSLMIDVVTAVLIGGISIQGGVGSPMNAALGAVFISLLNNLFALHNVSDGYHQMFEGGLLLVAILVVHFASQRRGK
- a CDS encoding sugar ABC transporter ATP-binding protein, which translates into the protein MTRAASSSRLRIDNVSKQYGSVVALSEVSLEVRAGEVLALLGENGAGKSTLVKCVAGLQQPDSGFIELDGRRVQFRSAAEAKAAGVAIVTQEFSLVPSMSVAENLALGRLDSGLIWHRRKLERSALGALERVGLGQVDPGIAVRELSVGERQLVEIARVVVRDARVVILDEPTAALSEAEIARVLPLVRDLADSGMAVVYVTHRLDEVFTVCDRVQVMRNGVALPPVETSATDVGGVVALMLGRRLDDMFPARAAGVPCHETRLRVTGLKATAIGADVSFELRAGEIVGFTGQLGSGASATVQAVAGCRPPVAGQVTLGSGSPLNLRSRTHGIRAGIAYCSSDRKSDGIFSGLSVLRNISSPWIDRVARRGWVSQRQESEQACAAALQFALDPERLSSPISTLSGGNQQKVTLAKWTGIDPLVFIADEPTRGVDVGARAEIYQRIRQMADRGVAVLIASSDTNEIFGLADVIATFSHGRMTEMRPFGDWTEQELLSHVMSGRKVSHADDV